DNA from Thermus oshimai DSM 12092:
CGGGTAGGGGTAGCCCTGGGCCGCGGAGGGCAGGATCTCCTGGTAGACGTCCGAGGCGTGGGGGTACCAGGGGCGCTTGGCGGGGTAGCCCTGGAAGAGGGTGGTGTCCTCGTACTTCACCTCGTGGCGGATGAGGCTGATGCCGAAGGGGCTTAGGGGCTTGGGGTGGAGCTTGCTTAAGGCGAAGGGCCCGCCCGCCTTGCCCCCGGTGATGTCGTAGGTGCTGGCCTGGACGAACCCCCCCTGGTGGTCCAGGTTGCCCACGAGGACGTTCACCGCAAACCAGGCGAAGACGTTGTAGAAGCCGTTGGTGTGCTGGCTGGCCCCCCGGTGGACGTCCACCACCGCTTTCTTGCCGTACTGGGCAAACTTCTCCGCCAGGAAGCGGATGTCCTCCTCCCTCACCCCGGCGAGGGCGGCCCAGGTCTTCACCTGGTGCTTGAAGGCCTCTTCCTTTAGGAGCTGGAGGGCGCTTTTCACCGGGATCCCCTCCAGGCGGGTGTCCACGAAAAGCTCCCCGAAGGCCGCCTGGGTTTCATCGTTGGGGTTGAAGGCCAGGGGCCGCCCTTGTGCCAGGACCACGGGGGCGTCCAGCTCCACCTCCTTGTCCCCCACCTTGGCCTTGGGCTTGGGAAGGCCCAGGTCGCTGGCCCTGAGGAGCCGTTCTGGCTGGCCGTCTTTCATCTTCACCAGCCAGGCGGCGTTGCTCCAGGTGCTTTCCCCGATGGCCTTGGCCGCGGCCTTGTTGGCGGCGGAGAGGAAGCGGCGGTCAATCTTGTCCCACTCCAGGAGGAGGCGGATGACCCCGAGGGCGATGGCCGCGTCGTGGCCCGGCTTGGGGGCGATCCAGCGGCTGGCCCCCTTGATGCCCTTCTGCCCCCTGGGGTCCACGATGGCGTACTCCAGTTCTCCCTTGGCCGCCCGTTCCGTGATCCAGCCCACCCGCAAGGGGGGCCCGTAGTTCCCCTCGAAGACGTTGGCCCCCACGAAGACCACGAAGCGGGCCTTGGAGAGGTCCGCCTGCCAGTAGAACTTGGCCCCCCCAGACCAGGAGAGCTTGCCCGAAGCGTCAAAGGTGGGCTGCTCGCTCATGGCCTTGCCGGTGAAGTACATGGAGCCCTGGCAGACGGTGGTGTGGCCGTGGAGGTTCACGGTGCCTAGGCCCTGGCCGAAGAACCAGCGGATGAACTCGCTCCGCCCCGCCTTGAGCCGGCCCCAGGCGAAGACCACCTGGTTGTTCTTGGGCCCCAGGTCGGGGTGGTCGGGGTGGATGAGGGTGTGGAGGTGTTCCCTGAAGTCTTCCTTGAACTTCTCCACCAGCGCCTTTTTCTTGGCGGGGTCCTTCTCCGCCCAGATGGCCTTCACCGCGTCCCCCATGGCCTTCATCACCTGGGGGTCCCGGAGGGCCCAGACCTCCTTAAGGCCGGGGTAGTGGCGTTCGTCGCCGATCTCCTTGAAAAGCTGCCCCCCCTCCACGATCTCCCGCACCGCCTGCTCAAAGGGGATCTCCACCCACTTGCCGCTGCCCCGGGGGCCGGCCCGCTTCAGGACCCGGCGGACGCGGTAGGGGTCGTAGGCGGTCTGGATGCCCGCCTGGCCCTTGGGGCAGAGGGCCCCGTCCACCTTGGCCAGGGTCTCTAGGTCCGTATTCAGGGGCAGGTGGGGCCGGAAGGTCCAGGGGGAGAGGGGGTTGCCGTCCATCTTGGCCGCCACGCCCTCGTAGAGCTTCACCTTGATGGGGCAGCCGGTGTTGCACTGGAGGCAGGAGGAGTAGATGGTGTTTTCGGGGAGCTGGACCTCGTAGGCCAGGCCCCCTTGGGCCGAAGCCTCCTGCAGGGCGAGCCCCAAGGGGCCAAGAAGGGCGCCCGCCCCCGAAAGCTTGAGGAGTTCACGCCGGGAAACCTTTTCCATGGCTACCTCCTACACCAGGTAGTACACCCGGGGCTTGGTGCCCGCTTCCTCCTTAAGCCGGATGGCGTTGGGGGACTTGGCCAGGTGGTGGACCAAGGAGGCGGGGTCCTCCAGGTCCCCGAAGAAGGTGGCGCGCCCGATGCAGGTGGTGACGCACTGGGGAAGGAGGCCCTGGGAGATCCGGTGCAGGCAGAAGTGGCATTTGCGCACCTTGTCCATGGGGCCGGCCTCGTCCTCCCGGGCCACCTTCTTGCCCCACTCGTAGACGGGAAGGGTTTCGTAGGGCATCTCCCCCTGGCCCGGGGTCCTTTCCGTCCAGTAGGCGCCATCGTCCTTGTGGCGGGCGCCATAGGGGCAAGGGGGGATGCACTTTTCGCACCCCACGCAGAGCTCGTAGTCGATCTCCACGATGCCGTCTTCCCGC
Protein-coding regions in this window:
- a CDS encoding molybdopterin-dependent oxidoreductase, which encodes MEKVSRRELLKLSGAGALLGPLGLALQEASAQGGLAYEVQLPENTIYSSCLQCNTGCPIKVKLYEGVAAKMDGNPLSPWTFRPHLPLNTDLETLAKVDGALCPKGQAGIQTAYDPYRVRRVLKRAGPRGSGKWVEIPFEQAVREIVEGGQLFKEIGDERHYPGLKEVWALRDPQVMKAMGDAVKAIWAEKDPAKKKALVEKFKEDFREHLHTLIHPDHPDLGPKNNQVVFAWGRLKAGRSEFIRWFFGQGLGTVNLHGHTTVCQGSMYFTGKAMSEQPTFDASGKLSWSGGAKFYWQADLSKARFVVFVGANVFEGNYGPPLRVGWITERAAKGELEYAIVDPRGQKGIKGASRWIAPKPGHDAAIALGVIRLLLEWDKIDRRFLSAANKAAAKAIGESTWSNAAWLVKMKDGQPERLLRASDLGLPKPKAKVGDKEVELDAPVVLAQGRPLAFNPNDETQAAFGELFVDTRLEGIPVKSALQLLKEEAFKHQVKTWAALAGVREEDIRFLAEKFAQYGKKAVVDVHRGASQHTNGFYNVFAWFAVNVLVGNLDHQGGFVQASTYDITGGKAGGPFALSKLHPKPLSPFGISLIRHEVKYEDTTLFQGYPAKRPWYPHASDVYQEILPSAAQGYPYPVKILFHYMGSPAYALPGGHEQIRAMLDPDQIPLIVAFDIVVGDSYLFADYIIPDLSYLERWEFHGSHPSIIWKVQPVRQPAIPPIPEEVEVFGQRMPISLESFLLALAERLGVPGFGEKGFANGMPFTHMDHFYLKLAANLAFGEKADGSEALPEADERELQVFRKARRHLPPSVFDENRWREAVGDEGLFRRVVYLLNRGGRFQEFAKAYAQNDLVANRYGKQVNLFLEKQLLSKNAMTGKPYGPLPTYLPPYRDVLGNPLADPGYGLTLLTHRDILQTKSRTVSNYWLLSIKPENALLVSAEDAQRLGLKDGQKVRVVSATNPKGEWDLGPFGKKPMVGKVKVVQGMRPGCVSFALGWGHWAYGATDIVVNGQVLKGDPRRAQGVHANAAMRLDPYLKDMALTDTVGGSVVFYETKVNLIPV
- a CDS encoding 4Fe-4S dicluster domain-containing protein, producing MEQPLNPEERRRFLSKFASAVFASMVAPGLAQALPQTPPPTGEDKDVLLRMQEDLERALKNPKRRWGMVIDLRKCVGCHACTVSCMAENRLPPGVVYRPVTEEEVGTYPNVTYRFVPRPCMQCDDPPCVPACPYDATWKREDGIVEIDYELCVGCEKCIPPCPYGARHKDDGAYWTERTPGQGEMPYETLPVYEWGKKVAREDEAGPMDKVRKCHFCLHRISQGLLPQCVTTCIGRATFFGDLEDPASLVHHLAKSPNAIRLKEEAGTKPRVYYLV